One Terriglobia bacterium DNA segment encodes these proteins:
- a CDS encoding GNAT family N-acetyltransferase: MPITKLTFHPATPARWPDVEELFGERGACGGCWCMTWRLPRAKFLANQGPTNKRSFRKIVRSGAQPGVLAYADGKPVGWCAVAPRSEFSFLDRSRVLAPVDDQPVWSVTCFFVAKEWRRRGLSVKLLKAAVAFAGKRGAKIVEGYPQEPRMKLPGAFVWTGLASAFRKAGFTVAARRSKLRPIMRLEL; the protein is encoded by the coding sequence ATGCCGATCACCAAGCTCACCTTCCACCCCGCCACTCCCGCCCGCTGGCCAGACGTCGAAGAGCTGTTTGGCGAGCGCGGCGCCTGCGGCGGATGCTGGTGCATGACCTGGCGCCTGCCCCGTGCGAAGTTCCTGGCGAATCAGGGCCCTACCAACAAGCGCTCCTTTCGCAAGATCGTCCGCTCCGGGGCCCAACCCGGCGTCCTGGCATACGCGGATGGAAAGCCGGTTGGATGGTGCGCTGTCGCCCCGCGCAGCGAGTTCTCCTTCTTAGATCGCTCGCGGGTGCTGGCGCCGGTGGACGACCAGCCGGTCTGGTCGGTGACTTGTTTCTTTGTCGCCAAGGAATGGCGCCGCCGTGGCTTGTCCGTGAAATTACTGAAGGCTGCCGTCGCGTTTGCCGGCAAGCGCGGCGCCAAGATCGTGGAAGGCTACCCGCAAGAGCCCCGGATGAAGCTGCCCGGGGCATTCGTCTGGACCGGCCTGGCCTCGGCCTTCCGCAAAGCCGGCTTCACCGTCGCCGCCCGCCGCTCGAAGCTCCGGCCCATCATGCGGCTCGAGCTTTAG
- a CDS encoding sigma-70 family RNA polymerase sigma factor: MEDTQAVSLLVRRCVAGDAAAWEEIVRSYNRRIYNICYRFSGSPDDAEDLTQEVFIKLYRTLGTWDQSKGAFATWLTSVTRNLLVDHFRKTKQDRATDSLDATPAGDQEAKPLAEQLPDTAPPADARVQTQQAQRMVHDALQKLSPELREAVILRDLQDMDYREIALVLKVPEGTVKSRINRGRTELARLLSRTYRQVT; this comes from the coding sequence TTGGAAGATACCCAGGCCGTATCTCTTCTGGTCCGCCGCTGCGTGGCCGGCGACGCCGCCGCCTGGGAGGAAATCGTCCGCTCCTACAATCGCCGTATCTATAACATTTGTTACAGGTTTAGCGGTTCCCCGGACGACGCCGAAGACCTCACCCAGGAGGTTTTCATCAAGCTCTACCGCACCCTGGGCACCTGGGACCAGTCCAAGGGGGCATTCGCCACCTGGCTCACCAGCGTCACCCGCAACCTGCTGGTGGACCACTTCCGCAAAACCAAGCAGGACCGGGCCACCGACTCCCTCGACGCCACCCCCGCCGGCGACCAGGAGGCCAAACCGCTGGCCGAACAGCTCCCCGACACCGCTCCCCCGGCTGACGCCCGGGTGCAGACCCAACAGGCCCAACGCATGGTCCACGACGCCCTCCAGAAGCTCTCCCCCGAGCTGCGCGAGGCCGTCATCCTCCGCGACTTGCAGGACATGGATTACCGCGAGATAGCCCTGGTCCTGAAGGTCCCGGAGGGCACCGTAAAGTCCCGGATTAACCGCGGTAGGACGGAACTAGCACGCCTCTTATCGCGTACCTATAGGCAGGTGACCTGA
- the gcvT gene encoding glycine cleavage system aminomethyltransferase GcvT, whose amino-acid sequence MSSSVEAAALRKTALNPVHCQMGAKMVDFGGWHMPVEYPAPAGLINEHLAVRTGVGAFDVSHMGDIRISGPQALEAVQHISMNDASKLQIGQAHYSALLYPQGTFVDDVIVHKVSDQEYYFVINAGTREKDWGWVREAVQGFNCKAEDVGNDYTQIAIQGPRGVDVLQKLTDVDLSKIKNYWFTYGTVCGLKDRMIARTGYTAEDGFEIYIPSDEKTSARVWYEVLEAGKEFGILPCGLGARNTLRLEGKMALYGHEISEKINVWEAGLDRWCKMEKPKFIGKAALEKAKADGVRRTLVGLEMIERGIARDGYKVVDDAGGEIGYVTSGSYAPYLKKNIALAYVPPGKAAVDGVVNVEIRNQKVKAKVVPTPFYKRPKKL is encoded by the coding sequence TTGTCTTCCTCGGTCGAGGCCGCCGCTCTCCGCAAGACTGCACTCAACCCGGTCCATTGCCAGATGGGCGCGAAGATGGTGGATTTCGGCGGCTGGCACATGCCGGTCGAGTACCCCGCGCCGGCGGGGCTGATCAACGAGCACCTGGCGGTGCGCACGGGGGTGGGGGCCTTCGACGTCAGCCACATGGGCGACATCCGCATCTCCGGCCCGCAGGCGCTGGAGGCCGTGCAGCACATCTCCATGAACGACGCCTCGAAGTTGCAGATCGGCCAGGCGCACTATTCCGCGCTGCTCTACCCGCAGGGCACGTTCGTCGATGACGTGATCGTGCACAAGGTCAGCGACCAGGAATATTACTTTGTCATCAACGCCGGCACGCGCGAGAAAGACTGGGGCTGGGTGCGGGAAGCGGTCCAGGGCTTCAATTGCAAGGCGGAGGACGTCGGCAACGATTACACCCAGATCGCCATCCAGGGGCCGCGGGGCGTGGACGTGTTGCAGAAGCTGACCGACGTGGACCTGTCGAAGATCAAGAACTACTGGTTCACCTACGGGACGGTGTGCGGGCTCAAGGACCGGATGATCGCGCGCACCGGCTACACCGCCGAAGACGGCTTCGAGATCTACATCCCATCGGACGAGAAGACGAGCGCGCGCGTGTGGTACGAGGTGCTGGAGGCGGGCAAGGAGTTCGGGATCCTGCCCTGCGGCCTGGGCGCGCGCAACACGCTGCGCCTGGAAGGCAAGATGGCGCTCTACGGCCACGAGATCAGCGAGAAGATCAACGTCTGGGAGGCGGGGCTCGATCGCTGGTGCAAGATGGAGAAGCCGAAGTTCATCGGCAAGGCAGCGCTGGAGAAGGCCAAGGCCGACGGGGTGAGGCGCACGCTGGTGGGGCTGGAGATGATCGAGCGGGGCATCGCGCGCGACGGCTACAAGGTGGTGGACGACGCCGGAGGCGAGATCGGCTACGTGACCAGCGGGTCATACGCTCCCTATCTCAAGAAGAACATCGCGCTGGCGTACGTGCCGCCGGGGAAGGCGGCGGTGGATGGCGTGGTGAACGTCGAGATCCGCAACCAGAAAGTGAAGGCCAAGGTCGTACCGACGCCGTTCTACAAGCGGCCGAAGAAATTGTAG
- a CDS encoding isoprenylcysteine carboxylmethyltransferase family protein has product MVTIIRAAIFPTFVVLIFIFWVRLDAAMGWHGPRVRWLAAPLLLAGTALVAWCIGLFRVLGHGTPLPFVAKTQRLVVSGPYKYVRNPMMWGVGAIVTGTALWFGSVGLWFGFAMFIAFVMIFVPAYEERDMERRFGEEYREYCRQVPRWWPRFRPKTDAGTKARAA; this is encoded by the coding sequence ATGGTTACGATCATCCGGGCTGCCATATTCCCTACCTTTGTCGTGCTGATCTTCATTTTCTGGGTGCGGCTGGATGCCGCGATGGGCTGGCACGGGCCTCGCGTGCGCTGGCTCGCTGCACCCCTTCTCCTGGCCGGGACGGCACTGGTGGCGTGGTGCATCGGCCTGTTCCGGGTTCTCGGGCACGGGACGCCGCTGCCCTTCGTCGCCAAGACCCAGCGGCTGGTGGTGAGCGGCCCCTACAAGTACGTCCGCAATCCCATGATGTGGGGAGTGGGCGCGATCGTGACGGGGACGGCGCTGTGGTTCGGATCCGTGGGACTGTGGTTCGGCTTCGCGATGTTCATCGCGTTCGTGATGATTTTTGTCCCCGCGTACGAGGAACGCGATATGGAACGGCGGTTCGGGGAAGAGTATCGCGAATATTGCCGGCAGGTGCCGCGTTGGTGGCCCAGATTTCGCCCGAAGACGGATGCAGGGACTAAAGCTCGAGCCGCATGA
- the glgC gene encoding glucose-1-phosphate adenylyltransferase has product MKDTLGVLLAGGAGERLYPLTRDRAKPAVTFGGIYRIIDVTLSNCINSDLRRVHILTQYKALSLNRHIREGWGNTVARELGEFIEILPPMKRVSENWYLGTADAVYQNIYSIGSEQPKHVLILSGDHIYKMNYGLMLEQHLQSGADVTLATILSDPEETHRFGIVDIDREGRIVGFEEKPKQTDIRSPYNPRMVSGSMGVYLFNTDVLIPVLLKDAEDSNSTHDFGHDILPKMMEEYKVYSFNFIDENRKEALYWRDVGTLEAYYEANMDLVAVSPVFNLYDKAWPLRTHQRQYPPAKFVFADPGRMGAAIDSIVSAGCIVSGGVVRNSILSPDVRVNSYSEVDSSIIFSHVNIGRHCRIRHAIIDRDVHIPEGTVIGYDQEADRERYFVTETGITVVTRDYSLFESPVTVDYFTSE; this is encoded by the coding sequence ATGAAAGACACCCTTGGAGTCCTGCTGGCAGGAGGCGCTGGGGAGCGCCTGTATCCCCTCACGCGCGATCGCGCCAAGCCGGCGGTGACCTTCGGCGGCATCTACCGCATCATCGACGTCACGCTCTCCAACTGCATCAACTCCGACCTGCGCCGCGTGCACATCCTCACCCAGTACAAGGCGCTGTCGCTGAACCGTCACATCCGCGAGGGCTGGGGCAACACCGTGGCCCGTGAGCTGGGCGAGTTCATCGAGATCCTGCCGCCCATGAAGCGGGTCAGCGAGAACTGGTACCTGGGCACCGCCGACGCCGTCTACCAGAACATCTACAGCATCGGCTCCGAGCAGCCCAAGCACGTGCTCATTCTCTCCGGCGATCACATCTACAAGATGAACTACGGGCTGATGCTGGAGCAGCACCTGCAGTCCGGAGCCGACGTGACTCTGGCCACCATCCTCAGCGATCCGGAAGAGACCCATCGCTTCGGCATAGTGGACATCGACCGCGAGGGACGCATCGTCGGCTTCGAAGAGAAGCCCAAGCAGACCGACATCCGCTCGCCCTACAACCCGCGCATGGTGTCGGGCTCCATGGGCGTCTACCTGTTCAACACCGACGTCCTCATCCCCGTCCTGCTCAAGGACGCCGAAGACTCCAACTCCACCCACGACTTCGGGCACGACATCCTGCCCAAGATGATGGAGGAATACAAGGTTTACTCCTTCAACTTCATCGACGAGAACCGCAAGGAAGCGCTCTACTGGCGTGATGTCGGCACCCTCGAGGCCTATTACGAAGCCAACATGGACCTGGTCGCGGTGTCCCCGGTCTTCAACCTCTACGACAAGGCCTGGCCCCTCCGCACCCACCAGCGCCAGTATCCCCCGGCCAAGTTCGTCTTCGCCGATCCGGGGCGCATGGGCGCGGCCATCGACTCCATCGTCTCCGCCGGCTGCATCGTCTCCGGCGGCGTGGTGCGCAATTCCATCCTCTCCCCCGACGTGCGCGTGAACTCCTACTCCGAGGTCGACTCCAGCATCATCTTTTCCCACGTCAATATCGGACGCCACTGCCGCATCCGCCACGCCATCATTGATCGCGACGTCCACATCCCCGAGGGCACCGTCATCGGCTACGACCAGGAGGCCGACCGCGAGCGCTACTTCGTCACCGAGACCGGCATCACCGTCGTCACCCGCGACTACTCTCTCTTCGAAAGCCCGGTCACGGTCGATTACTTCACCTCGGAATAG
- a CDS encoding methylmalonyl-CoA mutase family protein: protein MPEKSKLAVSPTVQESSPAQVPVNPLYTPADLSDWDYDRDAGYPGEFPFTRGVQPTMYRGRLWTMRQYAGMGDAEESNKRYKYLLAAGTTGLSVAFDLPTQIGMDSDHPMAMGEVGKVGVAIDSIEDMQRLFDGITLDKISTSMTINATASILLALYIAVAKRGGSDVRKLSGTVQNDILKEYVARGTYIYPVKQAMRIITDMFAYCNQNVPEWNTISISGYHMREAGSTAVQEVAFTLADGVTYVQAAIDAGLDVDKFAPRLSFFFACHSNFLEEVAKFRAARRMWARMMRERFRAKSPKSWMLRFHTQTGGVTLTAQQPEINIVRTALQALAAVLGGTQSLHTNSFDEALALPTEEAARIALRTQQIIAYESGVPNTIDPLGGAYYIESLTSEIERRATEYVERIDAMGGMLKAIERGYVQAEIQNAAYDYQKQVDQLERVVVGVNRFQIEEEKEIPILRIDPDLERKQVERLRALRTKRDQQKWKAALAGVDEAARNGENLMPHIIEAVESCCTVGEISDAMRSVFGEYKEAVVI, encoded by the coding sequence ATGCCTGAGAAGTCGAAGCTGGCCGTCAGCCCCACCGTGCAGGAGTCCAGCCCCGCGCAGGTCCCTGTCAACCCGCTGTACACGCCCGCCGATCTGAGCGATTGGGATTACGACCGCGACGCCGGGTATCCGGGTGAGTTCCCCTTCACGCGGGGGGTGCAGCCCACCATGTATCGCGGGCGGCTGTGGACCATGCGGCAGTACGCCGGCATGGGCGACGCCGAGGAATCGAACAAGCGGTACAAGTACCTGCTTGCCGCGGGGACGACCGGGCTGTCGGTGGCCTTCGACCTGCCCACGCAAATCGGCATGGACTCGGACCACCCGATGGCGATGGGCGAGGTGGGGAAGGTGGGCGTGGCGATCGACTCCATCGAGGACATGCAGCGTCTGTTCGACGGCATCACGCTGGACAAGATCTCGACCTCGATGACCATCAACGCGACGGCGTCCATCCTGCTGGCGCTGTACATCGCGGTGGCCAAGCGCGGCGGGTCGGATGTACGCAAGCTTTCGGGCACGGTGCAGAACGACATCCTGAAAGAGTACGTGGCACGCGGAACTTACATCTATCCGGTGAAGCAGGCGATGCGCATCATCACCGACATGTTCGCCTACTGCAACCAGAACGTGCCGGAGTGGAACACCATTTCCATCTCCGGGTACCACATGCGCGAGGCCGGTTCGACCGCGGTGCAGGAGGTCGCGTTCACGCTGGCGGACGGCGTCACCTACGTGCAGGCGGCGATCGACGCGGGGCTGGACGTGGACAAGTTCGCGCCCCGGCTGTCGTTCTTCTTCGCCTGCCACTCGAATTTCCTCGAGGAAGTGGCGAAATTCCGGGCGGCGCGGCGCATGTGGGCGCGGATGATGCGGGAGCGCTTCCGGGCCAAGAGCCCGAAGTCGTGGATGCTGCGCTTCCACACGCAGACCGGCGGGGTCACGCTCACGGCGCAGCAGCCGGAGATCAACATCGTGCGCACGGCGCTGCAGGCGCTGGCGGCGGTGCTGGGGGGAACACAGTCGCTGCACACCAACTCGTTCGACGAGGCGCTGGCGCTACCCACCGAAGAGGCGGCGCGCATCGCGCTGCGCACGCAGCAGATCATCGCCTACGAGTCCGGCGTGCCCAATACCATCGATCCGCTGGGTGGGGCGTACTACATCGAGTCGCTGACCAGCGAGATCGAGCGGCGTGCGACCGAGTACGTGGAGAGGATCGATGCCATGGGCGGCATGCTCAAAGCCATCGAGCGCGGCTACGTGCAGGCGGAGATCCAGAACGCGGCGTACGACTACCAGAAGCAGGTGGACCAGCTCGAGCGCGTTGTGGTGGGCGTGAACCGGTTCCAGATCGAGGAAGAGAAAGAGATCCCCATCCTGCGCATCGACCCCGACCTGGAGCGCAAGCAAGTGGAGCGGCTGCGCGCGCTGCGGACGAAGCGCGATCAGCAGAAGTGGAAAGCCGCGCTGGCGGGAGTGGACGAGGCCGCGCGCAACGGCGAGAACCTGATGCCGCACATCATTGAGGCGGTGGAGAGCTGCTGCACGGTGGGCGAGATCTCGGACGCGATGCGCAGCGTGTTTGGAGAGTATAAAGAAGCTGTCGTGATCTGA
- a CDS encoding DUF5668 domain-containing protein encodes MSSPGSTPTVPPVYPRRPRSLFGPILLIAIGVVFTLRNFGYLRSVTIFHWFALYWPVLIIIWGLLKLLDHQRAQRAGYPTRGIGGGGVVLLIFLILCGLAVSESEKVNWGQLGNEMDIDEDVFSAFGNTYNYTADLDQAIPAGVTTLRVVSDRGDVTVNPSDDNKIKVTVRKSVTASSEADSKQYDNQTKPQISVSGDALVVNANTGGAGDKTIKSNLEIFVPRKLALDIATKRGDVAVRQRQADVKASTAHGDVSTDDITGNVSLSVRRGNITASKVTGDLTVDGRIDNTTVSEVGGSVRFSGDFFGDMNLSGIGKSVSFKSSRTDLEFARLQGVMVMQSGDLRATGAIGPVRVVTKAKDIHLEDITGDVRIEDSNGEVEIHASKTPLGNIQVDNRHGRVALTVPARAGFQLDARTMRGEVQSDFDIKIESSGRESHGSGSVGGGGSSVRLNTDHADIEIRKAS; translated from the coding sequence ATGTCTAGTCCTGGTTCCACCCCGACCGTTCCGCCGGTGTACCCACGCCGCCCCCGCTCGCTGTTCGGGCCCATCCTGCTGATCGCCATCGGCGTCGTCTTCACGCTGCGCAACTTCGGCTATCTCAGGTCCGTGACCATCTTCCACTGGTTCGCGCTCTACTGGCCCGTCCTCATCATCATCTGGGGTCTCCTCAAGCTCCTCGACCACCAGCGGGCGCAGCGCGCCGGCTACCCCACGCGCGGCATCGGCGGCGGCGGGGTCGTGCTGCTCATTTTCCTCATCCTGTGCGGCCTGGCGGTCTCCGAGAGCGAGAAAGTCAACTGGGGCCAGCTCGGCAACGAGATGGACATCGACGAAGACGTCTTCTCTGCCTTCGGCAACACCTACAATTACACTGCCGACCTCGACCAGGCCATCCCAGCCGGGGTGACCACTCTGCGCGTCGTTTCCGACCGCGGCGATGTCACCGTGAATCCCTCGGACGACAACAAGATCAAAGTTACGGTGCGCAAGTCGGTCACGGCTTCGAGCGAAGCCGACTCCAAGCAGTACGACAATCAGACCAAGCCCCAGATCTCCGTCTCCGGTGACGCCCTCGTGGTCAACGCCAACACCGGCGGCGCCGGCGACAAGACCATCAAGAGCAACCTGGAGATCTTCGTGCCCCGGAAGCTCGCCCTCGACATCGCCACCAAGCGCGGCGATGTCGCCGTCCGCCAGCGCCAGGCCGACGTCAAGGCTTCCACCGCCCACGGCGACGTTTCCACAGACGACATCACCGGCAACGTTTCCCTCTCGGTCCGTCGCGGCAACATCACCGCCAGCAAGGTCACCGGCGATCTCACCGTTGACGGCCGCATCGACAACACCACCGTCTCCGAGGTTGGTGGCTCCGTCCGCTTCAGCGGCGATTTCTTTGGCGACATGAACCTTTCCGGGATCGGCAAGTCCGTCAGCTTCAAGTCGTCCCGTACGGACCTCGAGTTTGCCCGTCTCCAGGGCGTGATGGTCATGCAGAGCGGCGACCTGCGCGCCACTGGTGCGATCGGCCCCGTGCGCGTCGTCACCAAGGCCAAGGACATCCACCTTGAGGACATCACCGGCGACGTCCGCATCGAGGACAGCAACGGCGAGGTCGAGATCCACGCCAGCAAGACGCCGCTGGGCAATATCCAGGTGGACAACCGCCACGGCCGCGTCGCGCTCACCGTCCCCGCCCGGGCCGGTTTCCAGCTCGACGCCCGCACCATGCGGGGCGAGGTCCAGTCCGACTTCGACATCAAGATCGAGAGCAGCGGCCGCGAGTCGCATGGCTCCGGTTCGGTGGGCGGCGGCGGCTCCAGCGTACGCCTCAACACCGACCACGCCGACATCGAGATCCGCAAAGCCAGCTAA
- a CDS encoding DUF5668 domain-containing protein encodes MNCAVHNDQPATAYCRTCGKALCDNCKRDVRGVVYCEDCIAARVQGTFPASAPGAPGTVPHAVAPATGPNPALATILAVFFPFGVASVYLGQYAKGLVHLVIFAFLVMGANHGRGAEAFFGIAIAFFYIYQIVDAHRSAHAIARGESAPDPFGLGRALGTEHLSPQNVPIGAIILIAVGAIFLLQNIGLFHFHWIGKLWPLILIALGIRIFLRAQGPRG; translated from the coding sequence ATGAACTGCGCCGTCCATAACGATCAGCCCGCAACCGCTTACTGCCGCACCTGCGGCAAGGCGCTGTGCGACAACTGCAAGCGCGACGTCCGCGGGGTCGTCTATTGCGAGGACTGCATCGCCGCCCGCGTGCAGGGCACCTTTCCCGCCTCCGCGCCCGGCGCCCCGGGGACTGTTCCCCACGCCGTTGCGCCCGCTACGGGCCCCAACCCGGCCCTGGCCACCATCCTCGCTGTGTTCTTCCCCTTTGGCGTGGCCTCGGTCTACCTCGGCCAGTACGCCAAGGGCCTGGTGCATCTGGTGATCTTCGCCTTCCTGGTGATGGGCGCAAATCACGGACGCGGCGCTGAAGCTTTCTTCGGGATTGCCATCGCCTTCTTCTACATTTACCAGATCGTGGATGCGCACCGATCCGCGCACGCCATCGCCAGGGGGGAGTCCGCGCCGGACCCCTTCGGCCTTGGCCGTGCGCTCGGCACCGAGCACCTTTCGCCACAGAACGTGCCCATCGGCGCCATCATCTTGATCGCGGTCGGCGCCATATTCCTGCTCCAGAACATCGGGCTGTTCCACTTCCACTGGATCGGCAAGCTGTGGCCGCTGATCTTGATCGCGCTCGGCATCCGCATCTTCCTGCGCGCGCAAGGACCGAGGGGCTGA
- a CDS encoding DUF5668 domain-containing protein, with translation MGGAVLVTLGGLFLANEFTDFGFQWPVLLIVIGVVLVWQHAGSTAGHLPPGASPAQAPPPPASDSSQVPHV, from the coding sequence ATGGGCGGCGCCGTCCTGGTCACCCTTGGAGGGCTGTTTCTCGCCAACGAATTCACCGACTTCGGATTCCAGTGGCCGGTGCTGCTGATCGTCATCGGCGTGGTGCTGGTGTGGCAGCACGCGGGTTCCACCGCCGGACACCTCCCCCCGGGCGCGTCCCCGGCGCAAGCGCCTCCGCCTCCGGCTTCCGATTCATCGCAGGTGCCCCATGTCTAG
- a CDS encoding zf-HC2 domain-containing protein, whose amino-acid sequence MDGKTQNGMQCIEFEALLADALDGTLEAPRMAAFQAHAHGCLDCGPLLAQARAGLAWMKSLQEIEPPRNLVHNILAATTGREAAEERAAARRSWKQWFSDWIRPVLVPAWTTVRQPRFAMSFGMAFFSLSLVLNVTGLKLRDLRYLDLRPSAIQSSATRGYYETQARVVKYYENMRLVYELQSRVRDLRNATRSDDQQQQQQQPPQQRKEKNRDNDTSGQPERRNQYYSADQPGVLLAVLRDPDSNQLFPALEVRELRPGSSALDAHDDRRGA is encoded by the coding sequence ATGGACGGCAAGACCCAAAACGGAATGCAGTGCATCGAGTTCGAAGCCCTGCTCGCCGACGCCCTTGACGGCACGCTCGAGGCCCCCCGCATGGCCGCTTTCCAGGCCCATGCGCACGGATGCCTCGATTGCGGGCCGCTGTTGGCGCAGGCCAGGGCTGGGCTCGCCTGGATGAAGTCCCTCCAGGAGATCGAGCCTCCGCGCAACCTCGTGCACAACATCCTCGCTGCCACGACGGGCCGCGAGGCTGCCGAGGAACGCGCCGCCGCCCGCAGGAGCTGGAAGCAGTGGTTCAGCGATTGGATCCGCCCCGTGCTGGTCCCCGCCTGGACGACTGTCCGCCAGCCTCGGTTCGCCATGAGCTTTGGCATGGCGTTCTTTTCCCTGTCTTTGGTCCTGAACGTCACCGGCCTCAAGCTGCGCGATCTGCGCTATCTGGATCTGCGCCCCAGCGCCATCCAGAGTTCCGCTACCCGCGGCTACTACGAGACCCAGGCGAGGGTGGTCAAGTACTACGAGAACATGCGGCTCGTTTATGAGTTGCAGTCCCGCGTGCGCGACCTCCGCAACGCCACCCGGTCCGACGATCAGCAGCAACAACAGCAGCAGCCACCACAGCAGCGAAAAGAAAAGAACCGCGACAACGACACCAGCGGCCAGCCCGAGCGGCGCAACCAGTACTACAGCGCCGATCAGCCGGGCGTGTTGCTGGCAGTCCTGCGGGATCCGGATTCGAATCAGCTTTTCCCGGCGCTGGAAGTCCGGGAGCTGCGTCCAGGGAGTTCCGCCCTCGACGCGCACGACGATAGGAGGGGTGCATGA
- a CDS encoding tetratricopeptide repeat protein, protein MWWRDTARMLVIVLLCCAAAPAMAQQDELAEARRAAREGKHSQALAAIERVLERESGNIEARMEYARVLSWAGRYDDALRAYQAVLVLDANNEEAIVGRARVLYWSGRLNAAAAALHGVNSPEGRLLLAEVERARGHNDRALAVLNPLGPPGAKLRESIRQELRPVLRFGYALEDDRELPEIGAGSTVRAARYTVAMEFNVHPDVRVKLSSVVTRGSTSSAGASLYGANALAVATMAEVRFRPEHWLALNLGVGEGSTGAAAGGPGIERARHEHFLYAIHPVVRWRGLRLDFAASRGLGDYTPLAIHNNVIEQRETVAASYAWRRLKAGGEYWHAGYGLESPDTSGPREWKTSADGGAAFVTPVLYRGERLLLEAGARYEAYGFEASAAAIPAPGFFTPRSYQRYGGTGHAWWRPHTRVEVDVSGLLGRQRFFLFDTSGAHGFSLTGNLDAKVTLKLGRVEPFVAYGYSSAQTAAAATAPANYWVHAVGAGISTRF, encoded by the coding sequence ATGTGGTGGCGTGACACAGCGCGGATGCTCGTGATTGTGCTGCTCTGCTGCGCTGCAGCGCCGGCAATGGCGCAGCAGGATGAGCTGGCGGAGGCGCGCCGGGCAGCGCGGGAAGGAAAGCATTCGCAGGCACTGGCGGCCATCGAGCGGGTGCTGGAGCGCGAGTCCGGGAACATCGAGGCGCGGATGGAGTATGCGCGGGTGCTGTCGTGGGCCGGACGGTACGACGATGCGCTGCGCGCCTACCAGGCCGTGCTGGTCCTGGATGCCAACAATGAGGAAGCGATCGTCGGCCGGGCAAGAGTGCTGTATTGGAGTGGCCGGCTGAATGCGGCTGCGGCTGCTCTCCACGGAGTGAACAGCCCGGAAGGGCGGCTGCTGCTGGCGGAAGTGGAGCGGGCACGCGGGCACAACGATCGCGCGCTGGCGGTGTTGAATCCGCTGGGTCCGCCAGGCGCGAAGCTCAGAGAGAGCATCCGGCAGGAACTGCGTCCCGTGCTGCGGTTCGGCTACGCGCTGGAGGATGACCGCGAGCTGCCGGAGATCGGAGCAGGGAGTACGGTCCGGGCGGCGCGGTACACAGTGGCGATGGAGTTCAACGTCCACCCCGACGTGCGCGTCAAGTTGAGCAGCGTCGTGACGCGGGGCTCGACCAGCAGCGCGGGAGCGTCGCTATATGGGGCGAACGCGCTGGCGGTGGCGACCATGGCGGAAGTCAGATTCCGTCCGGAGCACTGGCTGGCGCTGAACCTGGGCGTGGGCGAGGGGTCGACGGGTGCGGCGGCGGGAGGGCCGGGGATCGAGCGGGCGCGGCACGAGCACTTCCTGTACGCGATCCATCCGGTGGTGCGGTGGCGCGGGCTGCGGCTGGACTTCGCGGCGTCAAGAGGACTGGGAGATTACACACCGCTGGCCATCCATAACAACGTGATCGAGCAGCGGGAGACGGTGGCCGCGAGCTACGCCTGGCGGAGGCTGAAGGCCGGAGGGGAGTACTGGCACGCCGGGTACGGCCTGGAGTCGCCGGACACAAGCGGACCCCGTGAATGGAAGACGTCGGCGGATGGTGGCGCGGCGTTCGTGACGCCGGTGCTGTATCGCGGCGAGCGGCTGCTGCTCGAGGCGGGAGCGCGATATGAGGCCTACGGTTTCGAGGCCAGCGCGGCGGCGATCCCGGCCCCGGGGTTCTTCACCCCGCGCAGCTACCAGAGATACGGTGGGACGGGGCACGCGTGGTGGCGTCCGCACACGCGGGTGGAGGTGGATGTGTCAGGGCTGCTGGGGAGACAACGGTTCTTCCTCTTTGACACGAGCGGCGCGCACGGCTTCAGCCTGACCGGAAACCTCGACGCGAAGGTCACGCTAAAGCTGGGGCGGGTGGAGCCGTTCGTGGCGTACGGGTACTCGTCGGCGCAAACGGCAGCGGCGGCGACGGCACCGGCCAACTACTGGGTGCACGCGGTCGGTGCAGGCATCAGCACTCGTTTCTAA